The Tenacibaculum jejuense genome includes a window with the following:
- a CDS encoding histidine kinase, with product MKIILKNILIFVFIFIVDLNAQTRKFTKEDKHALKNLELKESTIGLTQSEYIELVKLYSKENSLYKSLIIIENILENIESGDDKKTLALLYNIKAQNLIDLNKIEEGVSFCDRIVPKMEQNESPYIEEICLRCGMLYNLNKQYKKALVFFKKIKKGYIKTSSPYFNYYGQVLVNNNLYDKALVFLKKGVDVSTSKNELEFISLNLTNIARMYIQKEQWNKAKDYIDSAGKSLKHSRYYVRHRKIWLETYYIYFLYQNRFGEARNVLRRVEVENNSRYDLEIQQKIKELNAVNSRKKRLTKKVTVINDSMKVVHNKKLKTYVILISLILFLTSWTLLKIYKNVQLKYKKVVNEQELLSSQMTPHFIFNSLSILQGMLLNRERTKAIEYIKKFSNILKSTVKEKSQKYISIKNEIKLLQDYVDIQNLSTSKNINFTIEIGNDVNTDHSIPAMILQPFIENAIIHGFKKEIKNPAIQLSLKLINEELICIISDNGVGYSIGEKPRKNQEKTSLATQIVKERLTILSRKLNRNFSVEIRNLQYKDKRGTEVLLNLPYHNNNFKKYA from the coding sequence ATGAAAATCATTTTAAAAAACATATTAATATTTGTTTTCATTTTTATTGTTGACTTGAATGCACAGACTAGAAAGTTTACAAAAGAAGATAAACATGCACTTAAAAATCTAGAACTCAAAGAAAGTACTATAGGGCTTACTCAAAGTGAATATATAGAACTGGTTAAACTTTATAGTAAAGAAAACTCTCTGTATAAGAGTCTTATTATTATTGAGAATATATTAGAAAACATAGAGTCTGGCGACGATAAAAAGACTTTAGCGCTACTTTATAACATAAAAGCCCAAAACTTAATTGACCTAAATAAAATAGAGGAAGGAGTATCTTTTTGTGATCGAATAGTTCCTAAAATGGAACAAAATGAAAGCCCTTACATTGAAGAAATTTGTTTGAGATGCGGTATGTTATATAACTTAAACAAACAATACAAAAAGGCCTTAGTTTTCTTTAAAAAAATTAAAAAGGGTTACATCAAAACATCTTCTCCTTACTTTAATTACTACGGACAGGTTTTAGTTAACAATAACCTCTACGATAAAGCTTTAGTTTTTCTAAAAAAAGGAGTGGACGTTAGTACATCCAAGAACGAATTAGAGTTTATAAGTTTAAACTTAACTAATATAGCTAGGATGTATATCCAAAAAGAACAATGGAATAAAGCTAAGGACTATATTGATTCAGCTGGTAAATCTTTAAAACATTCACGTTATTATGTTCGACATAGAAAAATATGGCTAGAAACTTATTATATCTACTTTTTATATCAAAATAGGTTTGGTGAAGCTCGTAATGTATTACGTAGAGTTGAAGTAGAAAATAATAGTAGATATGATCTTGAAATACAACAAAAAATTAAAGAATTAAATGCTGTAAATTCTAGAAAAAAGCGACTTACAAAGAAAGTTACAGTAATTAATGACTCTATGAAAGTGGTTCATAACAAAAAATTAAAAACTTATGTTATTTTAATTTCTTTGATTTTATTCTTAACCTCTTGGACACTTTTAAAAATATACAAGAATGTGCAACTTAAATATAAAAAAGTAGTTAATGAGCAAGAATTACTTTCTTCTCAAATGACCCCACACTTTATTTTTAATTCTCTTTCCATACTCCAAGGAATGCTTCTTAATAGAGAAAGAACAAAAGCAATTGAGTATATTAAAAAGTTCTCTAACATTCTAAAGTCAACAGTTAAAGAAAAATCTCAAAAATACATTTCTATAAAAAATGAAATAAAACTTTTACAAGATTATGTTGATATTCAAAATTTAAGTACAAGTAAAAACATTAATTTCACTATTGAAATAGGTAATGATGTAAATACAGATCATAGTATTCCGGCTATGATTTTACAACCTTTTATTGAAAATGCCATCATACATGGTTTTAAAAAAGAAATAAAAAACCCAGCCATACAATTATCGCTTAAACTCATAAATGAAGAACTTATTTGTATCATTAGCGATAACGGAGTTGGGTATTCTATTGGAGAAAAACCTAGAAAAAATCAAGAAAAAACATCTTTAGCAACTCAAATTGTAAAAGAAAGACTAACCATACTTTCTCGAAAACTAAACCGTAACTTCTCAGTAGAAATTAGAAACTTACAATATAAAGACAAAAGAGGTACAGAAGTACTTCTAAATCTTCCATATCATAACAATAATTTTAAAAAGTATGCATAA
- a CDS encoding toxin-antitoxin system YwqK family antitoxin produces MYSIKHLLAFLIVSLGVLNTNAQVYISWNEVQTKRFGKESIFLLIENNKPLNGDYKISETSGAYADISFKNGKINGTYTSYDFAGNKSSEANYIDGKIEGKQISYFQNGKIQEETQYKNGLKHGTWVTYNRKGKKFRTEKYKNDKKEGKWTREVKNVQDNTTSIIVEYYKNNEPTGRWEERLTDGKLKWEKVHSSPTDYLKKSYHLNGKIAQELQIKDRRKNGITTYYTPEGILQYKINYDNDHITYEEKYFENGTLESKTSFKYGKRNGAYTKFNEDGVKIQEGKYVDTFKSGIWKTFDGKKGRQISALTYKNGKLNGIGKFYNLKSKTVDMEGNYVSGKKHGLWKHYDAAGEITKEVEFNKGKQISEKNYN; encoded by the coding sequence ATGTATTCAATCAAACATTTATTAGCTTTTCTAATAGTATCTCTTGGAGTTTTAAACACCAATGCGCAAGTATATATCTCTTGGAATGAAGTTCAAACAAAACGATTTGGTAAAGAGTCTATTTTCCTACTAATTGAAAATAATAAACCGCTAAATGGCGATTATAAAATTTCTGAAACAAGTGGAGCATACGCTGATATAAGTTTCAAAAATGGTAAAATTAATGGAACGTATACCAGTTACGATTTTGCAGGAAATAAATCTTCAGAAGCAAATTATATTGATGGAAAAATAGAAGGAAAACAAATCTCATATTTTCAAAACGGAAAAATTCAAGAAGAAACGCAATATAAAAATGGACTCAAGCATGGTACATGGGTAACTTATAATAGAAAAGGAAAAAAGTTTCGTACAGAAAAGTATAAGAACGATAAAAAAGAAGGAAAATGGACTAGAGAAGTAAAAAATGTTCAAGATAACACTACTTCTATTATTGTAGAATACTACAAGAACAATGAACCTACAGGACGTTGGGAAGAACGCTTAACTGATGGAAAATTGAAATGGGAAAAAGTTCACTCCTCACCTACTGATTACTTGAAAAAAAGCTATCATTTAAATGGGAAAATTGCTCAAGAATTACAAATAAAGGATCGCAGAAAAAACGGAATTACTACATATTACACTCCAGAAGGTATCTTACAATATAAAATTAACTATGATAATGATCATATTACTTATGAGGAAAAGTACTTTGAAAACGGAACTTTAGAGAGTAAAACCAGTTTTAAATATGGAAAAAGAAATGGCGCTTATACTAAGTTTAATGAAGATGGAGTTAAAATACAAGAAGGTAAATATGTTGATACTTTTAAAAGTGGTATTTGGAAAACATTTGATGGAAAAAAAGGGAGACAAATTTCTGCACTAACATATAAAAATGGAAAGTTAAATGGAATTGGAAAATTCTATAATTTGAAATCAAAAACTGTTGACATGGAAGGAAATTATGTAAGTGGAAAAAAACATGGTTTATGGAAACATTACGATGCTGCTGGTGAAATTACTAAAGAGGTAGAATTTAATAAAGGAAAACAGATATCTGAAAAAAATTATAACTAA
- a CDS encoding DUF1266 domain-containing protein, which translates to MSKSNITLSESQKRKLVFGAILSYYRGESILDTTLSGDNEEYIEGLVNWWGITNTEEAKSVLGDLLALKKSTSINVLLETPDAELNAIKSEIAEGLDIHFSEVNKVTDTYAWDIVRLIVVSKYSYWSSYITEEEMWDFISYGAERATEIGTDWKQYTISFLLGRCIHGFDLEDVIDECKELYYSKQSMLSWVFRVKNLDVYKKFSFK; encoded by the coding sequence ATGAGCAAATCAAACATTACATTATCAGAATCTCAAAAACGTAAATTAGTTTTTGGAGCCATATTATCATATTACCGAGGAGAATCAATTTTAGATACAACATTATCAGGTGATAATGAAGAGTATATTGAAGGATTAGTAAATTGGTGGGGAATAACTAATACTGAGGAAGCAAAAAGTGTGTTAGGAGATTTATTAGCTCTTAAGAAAAGTACAAGTATTAATGTTTTATTGGAAACACCAGACGCTGAGCTTAACGCAATAAAAAGTGAAATAGCAGAAGGTTTAGATATTCATTTTTCTGAAGTAAATAAAGTAACAGATACTTATGCTTGGGATATTGTTCGACTAATTGTAGTTTCTAAATATTCTTATTGGAGCAGCTATATCACAGAAGAAGAAATGTGGGATTTTATTTCCTATGGAGCTGAACGAGCAACAGAAATTGGAACAGATTGGAAACAGTATACTATATCTTTTTTATTAGGTAGATGTATTCATGGTTTCGACCTAGAAGACGTTATAGATGAATGTAAAGAATTGTATTATTCAAAACAATCTATGTTGTCTTGGGTTTTTAGGGTGAAAAACTTAGATGTTTACAAGAAATTCTCATTTAAGTAG
- a CDS encoding Lacal_2735 family protein — protein MFNFFKKKSPKQQLEERYKKLLHESYKLSTVNRKLSDEKAYEAEQVLQQIESLNKQS, from the coding sequence ATGTTCAATTTTTTTAAGAAGAAGTCACCGAAACAACAATTGGAAGAACGCTATAAAAAGTTACTTCATGAATCTTACAAACTCTCGACTGTTAATCGAAAACTTAGTGATGAAAAGGCTTATGAAGCTGAACAAGTTTTACAACAAATAGAATCTTTAAACAAACAATCTTAA
- a CDS encoding LytR/AlgR family response regulator transcription factor, producing MIKALIVEDELYIRKGLISMIESLDKEIDIIGECESVQEAVTVTKACKPELVFLDINLKDGIAFDFLDQVKDLNFQIIFITAYDQYALQAIKNGAIDYILKPVDIDELSDAIDRVKVNSESIQPHIEIVKEQFVENKREHIVLRLQEGYQIIRFDTLMYCQSDKGYTTFYTEDKKSYIASKPIKEFENQLPEELFVRTHQSYVVNLKFIDKYDKTGYAFLKSGAKIPVSTRKREEFVSRLLL from the coding sequence ATGATTAAAGCACTTATTGTTGAAGACGAATTATATATCCGAAAAGGATTAATTTCTATGATCGAATCTTTAGATAAAGAAATTGATATTATTGGTGAATGTGAGTCTGTTCAAGAAGCTGTTACAGTAACAAAAGCTTGTAAACCTGAATTAGTTTTTTTAGACATAAATCTTAAAGACGGAATTGCTTTTGATTTTTTAGATCAAGTAAAAGATCTAAATTTTCAAATCATTTTTATAACTGCATATGATCAATATGCACTACAAGCAATAAAAAATGGTGCTATAGACTATATTTTAAAACCTGTTGATATTGATGAACTAAGTGATGCAATAGATCGTGTAAAAGTAAATTCTGAAAGTATACAACCACACATAGAAATTGTTAAAGAACAGTTCGTAGAAAATAAAAGAGAACACATCGTACTTCGTTTACAAGAAGGATATCAAATTATTCGATTCGATACCTTAATGTATTGCCAATCTGACAAAGGATATACTACATTTTACACAGAAGATAAAAAATCTTACATCGCTTCTAAACCGATTAAAGAATTTGAAAATCAATTACCAGAAGAACTTTTTGTTAGAACACATCAATCTTATGTTGTGAACTTAAAGTTTATTGACAAGTATGATAAAACTGGATATGCATTTTTAAAATCTGGAGCAAAAATTCCTGTTTCTACGAGAAAAAGAGAAGAGTTTGTTTCTCGTCTTTTACTATAA
- a CDS encoding Lipl32 family lipoprotein has product MKKLNFIAVLTISMFAFTQVNAQKLKSFGSSIEKKIGFVKKKVPYTDVVTYLGHAAPNTEDEVKNGKKFYYIYVWVPAVAPELGLRMMSPAKKVKAKNPIKGKNYDANSSSDDFFDTYITLERSNIVTKEQIKDASSANWTVLARNDDSGEMPKQPSGRSYNSLLRYKSKVGNPTKALTRGLYRVGFTTFKRGEVKGTFVAQIGSPVKLPGVVMAKTIDELLAQMK; this is encoded by the coding sequence ATGAAAAAACTAAATTTTATTGCCGTATTAACTATTTCTATGTTCGCTTTTACTCAAGTAAATGCTCAAAAGTTAAAATCATTTGGCAGTTCAATTGAAAAGAAAATAGGATTCGTTAAAAAGAAAGTTCCATATACAGATGTAGTTACTTATTTAGGGCATGCTGCTCCAAACACAGAAGATGAAGTAAAAAACGGAAAAAAGTTCTACTACATTTATGTTTGGGTTCCTGCTGTTGCTCCAGAATTAGGTTTACGTATGATGTCACCTGCAAAAAAAGTAAAAGCAAAAAACCCTATTAAAGGAAAAAATTATGACGCTAACTCTAGCTCAGACGACTTTTTCGATACTTACATTACTTTAGAACGTTCTAACATTGTAACCAAAGAGCAAATTAAAGATGCTAGTTCTGCAAACTGGACTGTATTAGCTAGAAATGATGATAGTGGTGAAATGCCAAAGCAACCTAGCGGACGTAGTTACAATTCTTTATTACGTTATAAAAGTAAAGTTGGAAACCCTACAAAAGCTTTAACACGTGGATTATACCGTGTAGGTTTTACTACATTTAAAAGAGGTGAAGTAAAAGGAACATTTGTTGCTCAAATAGGATCTCCTGTAAAACTTCCTGGAGTAGTAATGGCTAAAACAATAGATGAGTTATTAGCTCAAATGAAATAA
- a CDS encoding ankyrin repeat domain-containing protein codes for MKKIILLTILCIVALSCAKPTVKDVIKAIENDDISRFQNLRKEFHIDTLRFETGSTVFHYAYQVKATRIMQQLIQEELLIHEKDSLGYTPLLALVQDTQPNYEIIDLLLSKNVGVNDFESYNGFTPLHYAVYNKENSLVKKLLAKKAKPNQVSKSLMRSTPLHIAVENKDIESIKSLIEITSDTIKDYNEKTVVDLAIRSKDIEIQKLFYHKMAVKDKRKLFLNVCRFSDDAVFLDELIQKKWITRKLLNKSLVFAKDTITVQKLLDKGAQINYLHDEYKYGALHYAAARGNVVMLKFLLEKGANINQLSKDKTMSVLMHAAQLYDNFNSIDKKGAKLGISLTQAALDIFANSKEKNEENSLEAVKFLVSKKANLHFKDKFNANALYYAEASKNSTVAEYLKTIGVKETKKYSESKSGFRKYYN; via the coding sequence ATGAAAAAAATAATTCTACTTACCATATTATGTATTGTAGCATTATCTTGTGCAAAACCAACCGTTAAAGACGTAATTAAAGCCATAGAAAATGATGATATAAGTCGTTTTCAAAATTTAAGAAAAGAATTCCATATAGATACTTTGAGGTTCGAAACAGGAAGTACAGTTTTTCACTACGCCTATCAAGTAAAAGCAACTAGAATTATGCAGCAGTTAATACAAGAAGAATTGCTGATACACGAGAAAGATTCTTTAGGTTATACACCTCTTTTAGCACTAGTACAAGATACACAACCAAATTATGAAATCATCGATTTATTACTTAGTAAAAATGTTGGAGTTAATGATTTTGAAAGTTACAACGGATTTACACCATTACATTATGCAGTTTACAACAAAGAAAATTCTTTAGTAAAGAAATTATTAGCGAAAAAAGCTAAGCCAAATCAAGTAAGTAAATCTTTAATGAGATCAACACCTTTACATATTGCTGTAGAAAATAAAGATATTGAAAGCATAAAAAGTTTAATTGAAATTACATCAGATACAATTAAAGATTATAATGAAAAAACTGTAGTAGATTTAGCAATTCGATCTAAAGACATTGAAATACAAAAGTTATTTTATCATAAAATGGCAGTTAAAGACAAACGTAAATTATTTCTGAATGTATGTAGATTTTCAGATGATGCTGTGTTTTTAGATGAATTAATACAGAAAAAATGGATTACGAGAAAACTATTGAATAAATCATTAGTATTTGCTAAAGACACTATTACAGTTCAAAAATTATTAGATAAAGGAGCGCAAATAAATTATTTACATGACGAATATAAATATGGAGCTCTTCATTACGCAGCGGCTCGTGGTAATGTCGTAATGTTAAAATTTCTGTTAGAAAAAGGAGCAAATATTAATCAGTTGTCAAAAGATAAAACCATGTCTGTATTAATGCATGCGGCACAGTTATACGATAATTTTAATTCTATAGATAAAAAAGGTGCTAAATTAGGTATAAGTTTAACACAAGCAGCTTTAGATATTTTTGCTAATAGTAAAGAAAAAAATGAAGAAAATAGTTTAGAAGCAGTTAAGTTTCTAGTTTCAAAAAAGGCTAACTTACATTTTAAAGATAAGTTCAACGCTAATGCACTTTACTATGCAGAAGCGTCGAAAAATTCAACTGTTGCTGAATATTTAAAAACAATAGGAGTAAAAGAAACTAAGAAGTACTCAGAAAGTAAATCTGGTTTCAGAAAATATTATAATTAA
- a CDS encoding right-handed parallel beta-helix repeat-containing protein encodes MVSLLKSNIKNLFQVCVTLMVVTQGFSQQKTIKKVHNVIEFFNALNNNTEIVFETDILNLTLDTIKTKVPLLNRKKTTKKPSYYIDDNGVVLEGYSNLTLHSNNGTNIISFEEHEDILSFKNCDNLNFNNLSIYHMDETCNGYVLLLETCKNVVIENTNLNGSGAIGAYLIDSENVNFLNTNLFRNAFHAVSAVNSKDINFNECSFYGNNTVFTEYPLIYTQFSELNFNSCEFYDNESEKLYNSNDTIEDFYNLLEHEEYRNYYNSTTIGFNLDITQFSPKFNDCSFEGENTFEKPGKKQKYKEEIIDLNLIYAEYFVNYLVLILNDGPTIYYRSDKPAKEFESLLSKQIKVNHVNVDKEEFLTHFYDLQYDIDYSLTELQMINPSKFYFSISEKEEDKKVKKLQWEFTFNNSKKVSSIKKIQ; translated from the coding sequence ATGGTAAGTTTACTCAAGAGTAATATTAAAAACTTATTTCAAGTTTGTGTAACTTTAATGGTAGTTACTCAAGGTTTTTCACAACAAAAAACAATAAAAAAAGTACATAATGTTATTGAGTTCTTTAATGCTTTAAACAATAATACTGAAATTGTTTTTGAAACTGATATTTTAAATCTAACCTTAGATACAATCAAAACGAAAGTTCCATTATTAAATCGTAAAAAGACAACAAAAAAACCGTCTTACTACATTGACGACAATGGAGTAGTTTTAGAAGGCTATTCAAATTTAACTTTACATAGCAACAACGGTACAAATATTATCTCTTTTGAAGAACACGAAGATATTTTGTCTTTTAAAAATTGTGATAATTTAAACTTTAATAATCTTTCCATTTATCATATGGATGAAACATGTAATGGTTATGTACTACTTTTAGAGACTTGTAAAAATGTAGTTATAGAAAACACAAACCTAAATGGTAGTGGAGCTATTGGAGCTTATTTAATTGACTCAGAAAATGTAAACTTTCTTAATACAAACCTATTCCGGAATGCTTTTCATGCAGTATCAGCTGTAAACTCAAAAGACATTAATTTTAATGAATGTAGCTTTTATGGAAACAATACAGTTTTTACAGAATATCCTCTTATTTACACTCAATTTAGTGAGCTAAATTTTAACTCCTGTGAGTTTTATGATAACGAGAGTGAGAAATTATACAATTCTAATGATACGATTGAAGATTTTTACAATCTTTTAGAACATGAAGAGTATCGTAATTATTACAACTCAACAACAATTGGTTTTAATCTTGATATTACTCAATTTTCTCCAAAATTTAATGACTGTTCCTTTGAAGGTGAAAATACATTTGAAAAACCTGGAAAAAAACAAAAATATAAAGAAGAAATTATAGATCTTAACTTGATTTATGCAGAATATTTTGTCAATTATTTAGTATTAATATTGAATGACGGACCAACTATTTATTATAGGTCTGATAAACCTGCCAAAGAATTTGAAAGTTTACTTTCAAAGCAAATAAAGGTTAACCATGTAAATGTAGATAAAGAAGAATTTTTAACTCATTTTTACGATTTACAATACGATATTGATTATTCTCTTACAGAACTTCAAATGATAAATCCTAGTAAATTTTATTTCAGTATTTCAGAAAAAGAAGAGGATAAAAAAGTAAAGAAATTACAATGGGAATTTACTTTCAACAATTCAAAAAAAGTTTCATCAATAAAAAAGATTCAATAA
- a CDS encoding DUF3592 domain-containing protein — MKSIIYLFFLLMLTNVYTQDNVTWVKTNGVIKELEKKRRGKTFATVSFTTKDGKEASAYIQLLGLPIIGSFKSVGDSIEVYYDKTNPAIAKSESGKFLSQYGIIILIALGVFFSVKRYLNVVKLHKTA, encoded by the coding sequence ATGAAAAGTATAATTTATCTATTTTTTCTTCTAATGCTAACAAATGTTTATACCCAAGATAATGTAACATGGGTTAAAACTAATGGAGTCATTAAAGAATTAGAAAAGAAGAGGAGAGGAAAAACTTTTGCTACTGTGAGCTTTACAACAAAAGATGGAAAAGAAGCTTCAGCTTACATTCAGTTATTAGGTTTACCAATTATAGGAAGTTTTAAATCAGTAGGAGATAGTATTGAAGTTTATTATGATAAAACTAATCCTGCTATTGCTAAAAGCGAAAGTGGAAAATTTTTATCACAGTACGGCATAATTATTTTAATAGCTCTGGGAGTATTCTTTTCTGTAAAAAGATATTTAAATGTAGTAAAACTTCATAAAACAGCATAA
- a CDS encoding DUF2452 domain-containing protein: MEKKKKPDYVVYNYETESYDAALKPYSTSVGAPKITIDDNTAWKNRVTNKVNHKIKTKYEELKEAYTKMMEEFEYNNLILNAEFSFEPIIGQTYHLYINKKEIHFLSLIAPEQCNFNYVGSFTLNADQTWEKVNA, translated from the coding sequence ATGGAGAAGAAAAAAAAACCTGATTATGTTGTATATAATTATGAAACAGAATCTTACGATGCTGCTTTAAAACCTTATTCAACCTCTGTTGGTGCTCCAAAAATTACCATTGATGATAACACTGCGTGGAAAAACAGAGTGACAAACAAAGTGAATCATAAAATTAAAACCAAGTACGAAGAACTCAAAGAAGCATATACGAAAATGATGGAAGAGTTTGAATATAATAATTTAATTTTAAATGCAGAGTTTTCTTTTGAACCTATTATCGGACAAACATATCATTTGTACATCAACAAAAAAGAAATACACTTTTTATCATTAATCGCTCCTGAACAGTGCAACTTTAATTATGTTGGAAGCTTTACTTTAAATGCTGACCAAACTTGGGAAAAAGTCAATGCGTAG
- a CDS encoding tetratricopeptide repeat protein: MHKLTILFLLFVFKNAIVVYSQDSEVKNLFDNKEYQKVIDSLTKKQATKDLTFKEYYYLSRSYGRTKQFGNGYILSNEIIRKAQKANDTSNILMGYQLKIEHSTDLNRIAEGVHLCDSIMPVFRKQDSLTLMRTCFPCGMLYKINNQPEKAYDTYKKITKPAYKKLTLYTNNFGTILLELNKHQEAIDFFKLSLLEEKRKYKDGKSPYININYHNIAVSYLNLRKLKISKIYLDSAYNSLTPKSELYNKKYIFDSYFLYYKIKEQNQLTSNYLDSIYTINELILQKQIDERILSISEADKNEKFLIKKVKYIDNELERTKQIILQSTLVFLSILFVLIIAFFIFRYRNIQSTYKNLLIDRTLSWVKLKPSYINSSLLSMEKMIENDCPNSVKYLSKFSKFLRLLLENSRKSFITITDEITTMKYFLEIQQIESNQSFTFDIITDDASKEEEILIPPMLIQPFIEIALDNCKNTEDSTPKISIALTFSANILTCVISDNGHLLEKSKFQEKISNMQMKELFNAFSKKMNITSNISFTNPKMKDAVINKTILILPYKLEVYD, translated from the coding sequence ATGCATAAACTCACTATTTTATTTTTGTTGTTCGTATTTAAAAATGCTATTGTTGTTTATTCACAAGATAGCGAGGTAAAAAACTTATTCGATAATAAAGAATATCAAAAAGTTATAGACTCTTTAACCAAAAAACAGGCGACTAAAGATTTAACTTTTAAAGAGTATTATTATTTGTCAAGATCTTATGGACGAACCAAACAGTTTGGAAATGGGTATATTTTGTCAAATGAAATCATTAGAAAGGCTCAAAAAGCAAATGATACTTCCAACATTTTAATGGGGTATCAATTAAAAATTGAACACTCAACCGATTTGAATAGAATTGCCGAAGGTGTTCATCTTTGCGATTCAATTATGCCTGTATTCCGTAAACAAGATTCTTTAACTTTAATGAGAACTTGTTTTCCTTGTGGAATGTTATATAAAATTAACAACCAGCCTGAAAAGGCATACGATACTTATAAGAAAATCACCAAACCTGCCTATAAGAAGCTTACATTATACACCAATAACTTTGGAACTATACTTCTAGAATTAAACAAACATCAAGAAGCAATTGATTTTTTTAAGCTAAGCTTGCTAGAAGAAAAAAGAAAATATAAAGACGGAAAAAGTCCATATATAAACATCAATTATCATAACATAGCAGTATCGTATTTAAACCTACGTAAACTTAAAATCAGTAAAATTTATTTAGATTCTGCATACAATTCTTTAACTCCAAAAAGTGAACTTTATAATAAGAAATATATTTTTGACAGCTACTTTCTGTATTATAAAATAAAAGAGCAAAATCAATTGACTAGTAATTATTTAGATAGTATTTATACTATAAATGAACTCATCTTACAAAAGCAAATTGATGAACGTATTTTATCTATTTCAGAAGCAGATAAAAACGAAAAATTTTTAATAAAGAAAGTGAAATATATTGACAATGAATTAGAAAGAACTAAACAAATTATACTACAAAGTACATTGGTTTTTTTATCTATACTCTTTGTTTTAATCATAGCTTTTTTCATCTTTCGCTACAGAAACATTCAATCTACTTATAAAAATTTACTGATAGACAGAACTTTGAGCTGGGTAAAATTAAAACCAAGTTACATTAACAGCTCTCTTTTATCTATGGAAAAAATGATTGAAAATGACTGCCCGAATAGCGTTAAATATCTTTCAAAATTTTCAAAATTTCTTAGACTTTTACTAGAAAATTCACGAAAGTCTTTTATCACAATAACAGATGAAATTACCACGATGAAGTATTTTCTAGAAATCCAACAAATAGAAAGTAATCAATCGTTTACATTTGATATTATTACTGATGATGCATCTAAAGAAGAAGAAATCCTAATACCTCCTATGTTAATACAACCTTTTATAGAAATAGCTTTAGATAATTGTAAAAACACAGAAGATAGTACACCAAAAATTAGCATTGCGCTAACATTTTCAGCAAATATCTTAACTTGTGTAATTTCTGATAATGGACATTTGTTAGAAAAATCTAAGTTTCAAGAAAAAATTTCTAATATGCAGATGAAAGAGCTTTTTAATGCGTTTTCAAAAAAAATGAATATAACATCTAACATTAGTTTTACTAATCCAAAAATGAAAGATGCAGTTATAAATAAAACCATATTAATTTTACCTTATAAATTAGAAGTATATGATTAA
- a CDS encoding CHAP domain-containing protein → MKKKIGIGFAILVVVFLGSKGIKKINFNTKYEVGEKIDSINNVYVYYNGGVDNVTERNTKDGYNLGLKYQCVEFVKRYYYQHYQHQMPDSYGHAKSFFDANVSDGKLNSRRNLYQYKNPSQTKPQEGDLLVFKGTLLNRYGHVAIVSKVSKDAIEIIQQNPGPFSPSREKMVLTKSNNTWKINNDRILGWLRK, encoded by the coding sequence ATGAAGAAAAAGATAGGTATTGGTTTTGCAATTTTAGTTGTTGTTTTTTTAGGATCGAAAGGAATTAAAAAGATTAATTTTAATACTAAATACGAGGTTGGAGAAAAGATAGATAGCATTAATAATGTATATGTTTACTACAATGGAGGTGTAGATAATGTTACCGAAAGAAATACAAAAGATGGTTACAATCTGGGACTAAAATACCAATGTGTAGAGTTTGTAAAACGTTATTATTATCAACATTACCAACATCAAATGCCAGATTCTTATGGTCATGCAAAGAGTTTTTTTGATGCCAATGTTTCCGATGGTAAATTAAATTCGCGTAGAAACTTATATCAATATAAAAACCCAAGTCAAACAAAGCCTCAAGAAGGAGATTTATTAGTTTTTAAAGGAACATTATTAAATAGATATGGTCATGTAGCTATAGTTTCAAAAGTAAGTAAAGACGCGATTGAAATTATCCAACAAAATCCAGGACCATTTTCACCTTCAAGAGAAAAAATGGTTTTAACCAAGTCAAATAATACTTGGAAAATAAATAATGATAGAATTCTAGGTTGGTTAAGAAAGTAA